ACGTGCTGCCGCTTCGTCCCAGTTCACCACGTTCCAGAACGCTTTAATGAAGTCTGGACGGCGGTTTTGGTAGTTTAAGTAGTAAGCGTGTTCCCACACGTCTAAACCTAAAATTGGGTAGCCTGAAACACCAGCCACTTCTTTACCCATCAATGGGTTGTCTTGGTTTGCCGTTGAAACCACAGACAATTTGCCGTCTTCCAATACTAACCACGCCCAGCCAGAACCGAAACGAGTTGCCGCAGCTTTTTCAAATTCCGCTTGGAAGGCTTCCACTGAACCAAAATCGCGCACGATAGCGTCTTTTAATGCACCGCCTAAGGTTGTACCTTTTTTCAGCCCTTTCCAGAAAAGATAGTGATTAGCGTGGCCGCCCACGTTATTGCGCACTGCAGTACGAATTTCGGCAGGCACGATAGATAAATCTTGAATTAATGAACCAGGGCACTTTTCTAATAATTCAGGGTGAGCTTCTAACGCTGCGTTTGCGTTGTTGATGTAGGCTTGGTGATGTTTAGAATGGTGGATTTCCATTGTTTTTGCATCGAAATGTGGCTCTAACGCATCATATGCGTAGCCTAATTCAGGTAATGTGTATGCCATTTTTAAATCCTCAAAAATAATTGGTAAAATTTGAGTCTAAACTCACCGCTTATCCTATCAAAAAATCACCGATG
The nucleotide sequence above comes from Pasteurellaceae bacterium Orientalotternb1. Encoded proteins:
- a CDS encoding superoxide dismutase (SodA; manganese binding; only present under aerobic conditions; destroys free radicals), with translation MAYTLPELGYAYDALEPHFDAKTMEIHHSKHHQAYINNANAALEAHPELLEKCPGSLIQDLSIVPAEIRTAVRNNVGGHANHYLFWKGLKKGTTLGGALKDAIVRDFGSVEAFQAEFEKAAATRFGSGWAWLVLEDGKLSVVSTANQDNPLMGKEVAGVSGYPILGLDVWEHAYYLNYQNRRPDFIKAFWNVVNWDEAAARFEKKVATCGCAK